A window from Apteryx mantelli isolate bAptMan1 chromosome 15, bAptMan1.hap1, whole genome shotgun sequence encodes these proteins:
- the GDPGP1 gene encoding GDP-D-glucose phosphorylase 1, with translation MAAEADGDQAPPEQPGSPDAPHPEDFVYSEDEFIPHGAGWRSEPDPPSYPLSRFDRALQEGWKHRMELGLFRYHLGELQTRVLPGPMQLVAQLNIQRGVEKRKSQVIHSIRQPFNPQEFNFTQIRPGEVLFRMCRSPAHPPAAGRPQLDYVLVVINVSPLELGHMLLLPEPTLRLPQVLTPELLRFGLDAVLLSAHPGFRVGFNSLGAFASVNHLHLHGFYLNWPLLVESAPAEPLSPAPGLFFLRGVPAPGFLFYSQGEGLDALARDVCRAADRLLDRGVAYNVLVTRGAPPQGPGPGGACPGLRVLLWARRAALGAEAQAAMAVALCELAGHLPLAAAPAFRGLTEAEALRAIRQHLLPEPQLEQLRGDLARLLAG, from the coding sequence ATGGCAGCCGAAGCAGACGGGGACCAGGCTCCCCCGGAGCAGCCGGGGTCACCAGACGCTCCCCACCCCGAGGACTTTGTCTACAGCGAGGATGAGTTCATCCCGCACGGAGCCGGGTGGAGAAGCGAGCCTGACCCACCAAGCTACCCGCTGTCCCGCTTTGACCGTGCTCTGCAGGAGGGCTGGAAGCACAGGATGGAGTTGGGCTTGTTTCGGTATCACCTGGGGGAGTTGCAGACCCGTGTCCTGCCTGGCCCCATGCAGCTGGTGGCCCAGCTCAACATCCAGAGGGGCGTAGAGAAGAGGAAGTCACAGGTCATCCACAGCATCAGGCAGCCCTTCAACCCTCAGGAGTTCAACTTCACCCAGATCCGCCCCGGTGAGGTCTTGTTCCGCATGTGCAGGTCGCCTGCCCACCCGCCGGCCGCGGGCCGCCCCCAGCTCGACTATGTGCTGGTGGTGATCAACGTGAGCCCCTTGGAGCTGGGCCACATGCTCCTCCTGCCGGAGCCCACGCTGCGCCTGCCCCAGGTCCTCACCCCCGAGCTGCTCCGCTTTGGCCTGGACGCGGTGCTGCTCAGCGCCCACCCCGGCTTCCGCGTGGGCTTCAACAGCCTGGGGGCCTTCGCCTCCGTCAACCACCTCCATCTGCATGGCTTCTACCTAAACTGGCCGCTGCTGGTGGAGTCGGCGCCCGCGGAGCCCCTGAGCCCGGcgccaggcctcttcttcctGCGCGGCGTCCCGGCCCCGGGCTTCCTCTTCTACAGCCAGGGCGAGGGCCTGGACGCCCTGGCGCGGGACGTCTGCCGCGCCGCTGACCGCCTGCTGGACCGCGGGGTGGCCTACAACGTGCTGGTGACGCGGGGCGCGCCGCCgcaggggccggggcccggcggggcctgcccggggctgcgggTGCTGCTGTGGGCACGCCGGGCCGCGCTGGGCGCCGAGGCGCAGGCGGCGATGGCCGTGGCGCTCTGCGAGCTGGCCGGCCACCTGCCCCTGGCGGCCGCCCCCGCCTTCCGCGGCCTCACCGAGGCCGAGGCCCTGCGCGCCATCCGCCAGCACCTGCTCCCGGAGCCGCAGCTGGAGCAGCTCCGCGGGGACCTGGCGCGGCTGCTCGCGGGGTGA
- the CIB1 gene encoding calcium and integrin-binding protein 1, translating to MGGSASRLPREALGEYQELTFLTKQEILLAYKRFSELLPEEEKENARSVRIPKSRILTLPELRANPFQHRICRVFSTSEDGDDSMSFEDFLDMLSVFSDSATSEIKSHYAFRIFDFDDDGTLDKKDLENLVNCLTGQSEESRLNSAEMEQLIQNILEESDIDKDGTINLSEFQHVISRSPDFASSFKIVL from the exons ATGGGGGGCTCGGCCAGCCGGCTGCCGCGGGAGGCGCTGGGCGAGTACCAG GAGCTGACGTTCCTGACCAAGCAGGAGATCCTGCT TGCCTACAAGAGGTTCAGTGAACTGCtgccagaggaggagaaggagaatgcCCGCTCAGTTCGGATTCCCAAGAGCAGGATCCTGACGTTGCCTGAACTGAGG GCAAACCCCTTCCAGCACCGCATCTGCCGGGTGTTCTCCACCTCCGAGGATGGGGATGACAGCATGTCCTTTGAAGACTTCCTTGATATGCTGAGTGTCTTCAGCGACTCTGCTACCTCAGAGATCAAATCCCACTATGCCTTCCGCATCTTTG ACTTTGATGATGATGGGACTCTGGACAAAAAAGACCTGGAGAACTTGGTGAACTGTCTGACGGGACAAAGCGAGGAGTCCAGGCTGAACAGCGCggagatggagcagctcatccagAAT ATCCTGGAGGAGTCTGACATCGACAAGGATGGCACCATCAATCTCTCCGAGTTCCAGCATGTCATCTCTCGCTCCCCTGACTTTGCCAG CTCCTTCAAGATTGTTCTGTGA
- the SEMA4B gene encoding semaphorin-4B, whose protein sequence is MAPRPALPVLAHSVLAALLLSAAQEPVPRVSLPYDSAERAVQRFEVPGVSNYTALLLSPDGGTLYLGARELLLAVNTSRFQPGPLVHRLPWSADGEKKRQCAFKGKDPQRDCHNYIKMLLQLNSTHLYTCGTCAFSPACAYVNVQHFSLEREASGKPLLEDGKGRCPFDPEYKSTAVMVDGELYAGTVSNFQGNEPTIYRSQESRISLKTENSLNWLQDPVFVGSAYLRESLPPGNPEGDDDKVYFFFSETGKEFDYFENTIVSRIARVCKGDLGGERVLQRRWTTFLKAQLLCSHPDDGFPFNVLQDIFVLTPGEPRWRETLFYGVFTSQWSKGGLGSSAVCAFPMRSVQKAFAGLYKEVNRETQQWYTDTSPVPEPRPGTCITSHTRHLKINSSLQMPDRVLNFIKDHFLMDSAVRSQPLLLQSHVRYQQIGVHRAQGLHGTYDVLFLGTDDGRLHKAVRVNHKVHIIEEIRLFRAGQPVLQLLLDQAQGLVYVASYDAVAQVPFANCSLYRSCGECVLARDPFCAWSRGACRRAAPGPRTHPQLWAQDVEEADTERLCRLANASQPRPRVVPPPATGAPCQPVWLPPNAVRPLPCQLLSNLATRRWAHNGAPINASYLVLPDGALILVGSPERAGTYDCWSLEEGFRQLMASYCVRVQEPASGPPRPGGRPPAARDALETVSTSRSTSAAGGATARLHGKTYWTEFLVMCALFAAAVVVLALFLLHRHGAGMKALLEPTEAARRPKQPRKPAESLPLNGSSLPSAAPEHKGYQALHDNYVASTPVHEPPGPPRTFSESEKRPLHVRDSFVEVSPACPRPRVRLGSEIQDSVV, encoded by the exons ACTCCGCCGAGCGAGCGGTGCAGCGGTTTGAGGTGCCCGGCGTGTCCAACTACACCGCCCTGCTGCTGAGCCCGGACGGCGGCACGCTCTACCTGGGGGCGCGCGAGCTGCTCCTGGCCGTCAACACCAGCCGCTTCCAGCCGGGGCCACTGGTCCACAGG CTGCCCTGGAGCGCGGACGGGGAGAAGAAGAGGCAGTGCGCGTTCAAGGGCAAGGACCCCCAG AGGGACTGCCACAACTACATCAagatgctgctgcagctgaacagCACCCACCTGTACACCTGCGGGACCTGCGCCTTCAGCCCGGCCTGTGCCTACGTG AACGTGCAGCACTTCAGCCTGGAGCGGGAGGCGTCGGGGAAGCCGCTGCTGGAGGACGGCAAGGGCCGCTGCCCCTTCGACCCCGAGTACAAGTCCACGGCCGTCATGGTCG ACGGCGAGCTCTACGCCGGGACCGTCAGCAATTTCCAGGGCAACGAGCCGACCATCTACCGGAGCCAGGAGAGCCGCATCTCCCTCAAGACGGAGAACTCCCTCAACTGGCTGCAGG accccgtctTCGTGGGCTCAGCCTACCTGCGGGAGAGCCTGCCCCCCGGCAACCCCGAGGGCGACGACGACAAGGTCTACTTCTTCTTCAGCGAGACCGGCAAGGAGTTCGACTACTTTGAGAACACAATCGTGTCGCGCATCGCCCGGGTGTGCAAG ggggacctggggggcgAGCGCGTCCTGCAGCGGCGGTGGACGACCTTCCTGAAGGCCCAGCTGCTCTGCTCGCACCCGGACGACGGCTTCCCCTTCAACGTGCTGCAGGACATCTTCGTGCTCACGCCGGGGGAGCCGCGCTGGAGGGAGACGCTCTTCTACGGCGTCTTCACCTCGCAGTG GAGCAAGGGCGGTTTGGGCAGCTCGGCCGTGTGCGCCTTCCCCATGCGCAGCGTGCAGAAAGCCTTCGCCGGGCTCTACAAGGAGGTGAACCGCGAGACGCAGCAGTGGTACACGGACACCAGCCCCGTGCCGGAGCCCCGGCCGGGCACG TGCATCACCAGCCACACGCGGCACCTGAAGATCAACTCGTCGCTGCAGATGCCGGACCGGGTGCTGAACTTCATCAAGGACCACTTCCTGATGGACAGCGCGGTCCGGAGCCAgccgctgctgctgcagagccacgtGCGCTACCAGCAGATCGGCGTGCACCGTGCGCAGGGCCTGCACGGCACCTACGACGTCCTCTTCCTGGGCACGG ACGACGGCCGGCTGCACAAGGCAGTGCGCGTGAACCACAAGGTGCACATCATCGAGGAGATCCGCCTCTTCCGCGCCGGCCAGCCggtgctccagctgctgctggaccaGGCCCAg GGTCTGGTCTACGTGGCCTCCTACGACGCGGTGGCCCAGGTGCCCTTCGCCAACTGCAGCCTCTACCGCAGCTGCGGCGAGTGTGTGCTGGCGCGGGACCCCTTCTGCGCCTGGAGCCGGGGcgcctgccgccgcgccgccccgggcccccgcACCCACCCCCA GCTCTGGGCGCAGGACGTGGAGGAGGCTGACACCGAGCGGCTCTGCCGGCTCGCCAACGCCTCCCAGCCCCGTCCCCGCGTCGTCCCGCCCCCAG cCACGGGGGCCCCGTGCCAGCCGGTGTGGCTGCCGCCCAACGcggtgcggccgctgccctgccagctgctctccaacctGGCGACGCGGCGCTGGGCGCACAACGGGGCGCCCATCAACGCCTCCTACCTGGTGCTGCCCGACGGCGCCCTCATCCTCGTGGGCAGCCCCGAGCGCGCCGGCACCTACGACTGCTGGTCGCTGGAGGAGGGCTTCCGCCAGCTCATGGCCAGCTACTGCGTGCGCGTGCAGGAGCCGGcctcggggccgccgcggcccggcgggcgcCCTCCCGCCGCCCGGGACGCCCTGGAGACGGTGAGCACCTCGCGGAGCAcctcggcggcgggcggcgccacGGCCCGCCTGCACGGCAAGACCTACTGGACCGAGTTCCTGGTGATGTGCGCGCTCTTCGCCGCCGCCGTGGTCGTGCTGGCCCTCTTCCTGCTGCACCGGCACGGCGCCGGCATGAAGGCGCTGCTGGAGCCCACCGAGGCCGCCCGGCGCCCCAAGCAGCCCCGCAAGCCGGCGGAGAGCCTGCCGCTCAACGGCAGCAGCCTGCCCAGCGCGGCGCCCGAGCACAAGGGCTACCAGGCGCTGCACGACAACTATGTGGCCAGCACGCCCGTGCACGagccccccggcccgccgcgcacCTTCTCCGAGTCGGAGAAGAGGCCCCTCCATGTCCGGGACAGCTTCGTGGAGGTGTCCCCGGCCTGCCCGAGGCCGCGGGTGCGCCTGGGCTCCGAGATCCAGGACTCGGTGGTGTGA